A window of Rosa rugosa chromosome 7, drRosRugo1.1, whole genome shotgun sequence genomic DNA:
GGGTGTGTATTGCTTCTTACTTGTTCTACTTTATAACCCAAATTCTAATTCTGATTCTGattcaacttctttttctttctttttaaccAGTGGTTAAACAACTGTGTTGGTAAAAAGAACTACACCACATTCATTCTTCTGATGGTTTTCGTTTTGTTACTTGTAAGTTGTTTTAGTATTCAATCAGTTTGCTTCAACTTGTCTATCACCAATCAATAATCACCATGTCCATTGTTGTCAATGTAAACAAATTTACTACTTACTGGTGGCACAGTTGATCATAGAAGGAGGAACAGCAATTGCCATATTTGTCAGGTGCTTCACCGATAAAAATGGAATAGAGCAGGAGCTGAAGAGGAAACTCTACCTAGACTTTCCAAGAGCTGTTCTTGCCACAATATCGGTAATTGATTAGTTAATGCTGTCCTCAATTTTCCATTCCAATCTAATCTCGACTCATTATCCACTCAAGTTTGGTCTGATATAATCTTGCAATGCAGGTCTTGCTAACTCTATTGACAGCTTATGGTTCAGCAGCAATGGGACagctttttttctttcatgtgGTCCTCATCAAGAAGGTAGCTAGTTACTTTTCAATTCTCATGTGCCATGTTTATTTTCTAATTGCCCCATGTCCACAGTTTTGAGTGAGTATGGAAGTTGACAGATGAAGCGAAATTTACTTTATAAGCTCACCAATGATTTGCACAATGTAAAAATTCGAGCTGCAGGGAATCAGAACATATGACTATATCCTGGCAATGAAAGAGGAGATCAACCAGTCTATGGAAATGGATCCATTTAATGATGATTCAGATTTCTCCTCAGATGAGAGCATTAGTGATTTTGATTCACCCGAAAAGCCGTCATGTGTATCAAGGTTTATATGCAGAGGACATGATGCAGGAATTCAGGTAAAGTTTATATGCATTACAGCCTACGTTTAGTTTGCTTAATTTCCAAAGACATACAAGTCTGTTCATCTGCCATTTATTCTGCCTTATTGGATAAATGCCATTTTATGTTTCAGAATCCCAGAAGGCTGTCCATAAGAATTGATGGAGATCCTCAGCCCTCCACGTCAACCAAGCCACAAGGTTTCCGCGTCAGCATTAATCCATGGAGGCTGATAAAGTTGAGCAAAGAGAAGGCATTGCTCGCAGCTGAGAAAGCCAGAGAAAGAATTTTGAAACAGAAGCCATCTGCAGAGCATGATTCATTGAGACCACTACCATTAGAGACGAAATCCGGACCATTGACGATGAGCACAGATAGAACCACAGCCACTGCAACTACAGCAGGATCAGGCTTAACACCTTTAATATCGAAAGGGGGGTGGATGCCAGGGTCACCCGTCGCAAAGTTTTCAAGCCCAAGAAGGAGGTTTTCTGGCTCACCAACTATGTTCACTGGCATTGTTCCCTCACCAAAGCACAAGTACAAAAGTAACTTTGACTTGAAGTTGACAGAGGTGTCCAGGGAGCTGGAGACCTATATCTCGAGGCAGGTTCTGTGTTCTGTTATAAAGAAGGATGGCAGTGAAGCATCCCCAAGATAAACTGGGATTATGTTTAAAACTATTTAGATAGGGATTTTTTCGAGACTGATACTCCTTAAATTATTACACCACCTATTCAATGTTATTTAACTTTTATGAAAATGCAAGTTAATGGTATAGAAATTTCCCCTGCATCAAACTGACATTACATTACAGTTTCGTCTTCAACATTTACGGGCATTTGCATCTGTTAATGTTCGAGAAACGTAGACAGTGAAGTGATATAAAAACTGCACTGCAGGGAGATTGCTTCTTTGAAGTATATATTGAATGTCAGACGATATTAACCATTCACATCAGGTCATTTTTCTTAAAAATTCGGATTATGGTATGAATGTTTATTTAACATCACATTTTACAGATAATATGCATCTTTACCCAGCTGCATTGAACATCTTTCTTTTCTATTGTATAACTAAACATCGTTCTTTTCTATTGTATAATTTAAAAGGCATGAGGGAAACAAAGTGTTTCTGGAAGCATAAAATCATTATATTTCTAACTTTTAACAAAATCACTTAATTATTTGCTACTGCACACAAAGTTGCGAGAAACCTATCTCTTAGTACCCACCCCAAAGGGCACAAACCAGTCAATACTTCTTTGTGTTGAGAGATGGCAAGAATCAATTTTCAACATTCACACAGGGTAATCCACCAAGATAGCCTCTGTTTTATGCACTGGAAAACCATTTCTGATCTGATAGATGGTAACAATCCGAGTAATGCTCAGGGGAGATACTCTCCTTCAGAGGCTGACAGATTTCTGGAGAAACAAAGTAAGAATATCCATGAATAGAAGAGCAGTTCCATGGGGACTTTGAtgttacattgaggataatatTGGATAGGCAAATGTTCTGAAAACTGCCACCTTCTAAACCCTCTAGGAGGCCTGCAGTTTTGATATTATCGCCTATGACATCTTTAAAAGTAATCTGTTCTACGATAGGGAGGGCACTTGGGTCGAAAAACTCATCTGGGTGTTCTCCATAGTGACTGGTGAACCTTATAGCTATATATACACCATCCAAGGTCATATTTGACACATAGATATTTCTGACATAACCACCCCTTCCCGGAGATGTCTTTATTCTGATACCTGTATGAGAACCGAAAAAATGGAGATTTTCTGCATGAACTTCTGAAACACCTCCAGACATCTCACTTCCAATTGAAATTCCTGCACTTGTTTGAGTTTTCCCCGTAATCCCGCGAATGAGAATGTTTCTACTGGG
This region includes:
- the LOC133721886 gene encoding protein S-acyltransferase 18, which gives rise to MITARRHGWQRPFHPLQMVGIAVFSFLVVTFYTFLGLFLGNRIAEITVTTVFSMVAVSVMFLFIRCTATDPTDRTSFKKKKKKKKKKKGSRGGGKGYPELNHWFILGQIMVRFLRRVEKKLLRTFIRRSYLDPWKTSTHMEPLVPFPFVLMKDDDAVSPDLREDDISFCALCDFEVKKRSKHCRTCNRCVEGFDHHCRWLNNCVGKKNYTTFILLMVFVLLLLIIEGGTAIAIFVRCFTDKNGIEQELKRKLYLDFPRAVLATISVLLTLLTAYGSAAMGQLFFFHVVLIKKGIRTYDYILAMKEEINQSMEMDPFNDDSDFSSDESISDFDSPEKPSCVSRFICRGHDAGIQNPRRLSIRIDGDPQPSTSTKPQGFRVSINPWRLIKLSKEKALLAAEKARERILKQKPSAEHDSLRPLPLETKSGPLTMSTDRTTATATTAGSGLTPLISKGGWMPGSPVAKFSSPRRRFSGSPTMFTGIVPSPKHKYKSNFDLKLTEVSRELETYISRQVLCSVIKKDGSEASPR